Below is a window of Luteolibacter rhizosphaerae DNA.
CGACATCGATGCCGCCCTTGTCCTCATGACTCCCGATGTTGCCTGGCCGAAAGCCTTCAAGGGCGGATTCGTCCGCGGCCCTGAAGAAGTTCGCGCCTACTGGACCGAACAATGGAGCGAGATCGACCCCAAGGTCGAACCCGTCGCCTTCCACGCGCAGGACGACGGCAGCATCCTCGTCGATGTTCGCCAGATCGTCCGCGACCTCGCGGGCAACACCTTGGCCGATGAACACGTCG
It encodes the following:
- a CDS encoding nuclear transport factor 2 family protein; its protein translation is MSDQSTLQTELLRAAYTAFNSRDIDAALVLMTPDVAWPKAFKGGFVRGPEEVRAYWTEQWSEIDPKVEPVAFHAQDDGSILVDVRQIVRDLAGNTLADEHVGHRFIFEGGLIQAMEVTPLPTPSSLV